From the genome of Primulina eburnea isolate SZY01 chromosome 12, ASM2296580v1, whole genome shotgun sequence, one region includes:
- the LOC140806904 gene encoding uncharacterized protein isoform X9 translates to MASEGKTVGKLHFQHQDKANTQSRIMIANHAARSSKKVGLARELGSMNDSGKEVQNIQGMLNNQMDGVSKHQHNDLQGMTRKSKFFGKSHFQLRDEEDTQPRIISANHVTRNSKKRDCQSVQDPSRNQIDEASNQNDIELQGSTSRITFNNNPHVENDFMDEESDQDVDSESESLDAEKKTRGPTFMKEIWGRPSTLPRIKIQCDDMGRPIGSRRNKFTDFLGTLARNGKFCPIDVEDWHKMPLDSKKKMLDVIKEKYDLPPGTESWTLRSIGTKWRNWKSELKKKYYDPELPMQVLLEERDKRAFVEQYVKLVAQWNSEKSKERSEKNKIARNQKIMNQTTGRRYFAQVQQKLKKEKGRPPSRVELFMLVSLMLMEVPQATLWQKNWLQ, encoded by the exons ATGGCTAGTGAGGGTAAAACTGTTGGAAAACTTCATTTTCAACATCAAGATAAGGCAAATACACAATCTCGAATTATGATTGCCAATCACGCAGCTCGAAGTTCAAAAAAAG TTGGTCTTGCAAGAGAACTCGGTAGCATGAATGATAGCGGAAAAG AAGTTCAAAACATACAAGGTATGTTGAATAACCAAATGGATGGAGTTTCAAAGCACCAacacaatgatttacaag GAATGACTCGTAAGAGTAAATTTTTTGGAAAATCTCATTTTCAACTTCGAGATGAGGAAGATACACAACCACGTATCATATCTGCCAATCATGTAACTCGAAATTCAAAAAAAAGAG ATTGTCAAAGCGTACAAGATCCATCAAGAAACCAAATAGATGAAGCTTCAAATCAAAATGACATTGAATTACAAG gTTCGACTTCTAGGATCACATTCAACAATAACCCACatgttgaaaatgattttatgGACGAAGAATCTGATCAAG ATGTAGATAGCGAAAGTGAATCTCTTGACGCTGAGAAGAAAACTAGAGGCCCTACATTTATGAAAGAAATTTGGGGTAGACCTAGCACGCTGCCACGTATTAAGATTCAATGTGATGATATGGGACGTCCTATTGGATCAAGAAGAAATAAATTTACTGATTTTTTGGGTACTTTGGCAAGAAATGGTAAATTTTGTCCGATTGACGTGGAAGATTGGCATAAAATGCCCCTGGATAGTAAGAAAAAAATGCTAGATGTTATAAAG GAAAAGTACGACCTTCCTCCTGGAACAGAAAGTTGGACGCTACGTTCAATAGGAACAAAATGGAGAAACTGGAAGTCAGAACTAaaaaagaagtattatgatccTGAGTTACCAATGCAAGTTCTTCTTGAAGAAAGAGATAAAAGAGCTTTTGTAGAACAATATGTGAAATTAGTTGCTCAGTGGAACTCAGAAAAATCAAag GAGAGAAGTGAAAAAAATAAGATTGCTCGGAACCAAAAGATAATGAATCAGACAACTGGAAGAAGATATTTCGCTCAAGTGCAACAAAAATTG aaaaaagaaaaagggcGACCTCCATCAAGAGTTGAATTATTCATGCTTGTTTCACTCATGCTAATGGAAGTCCCTCAGGCAACATTGTGGCAGAAAAATTG GCTGCAATGA
- the LOC140806904 gene encoding uncharacterized protein isoform X7, translated as MNDSGKEVQNIQGMLNNQMDGVSKHQHNDLQGMTRKSKFFGKSHFQLRDEEDTQPRIISANHVTRNSKKRVNTCAEFENMQGMLNNQKDKVSKQQHNDVQGMAFKNKNVGKTHFQLQDETNTQPLILIDNHTTRNSKERDCQSVQDPSRNQIDEASNQNDIELQGSTSRITFNNNPHVENDFMDEESDQDVDSESESLDAEKKTRGPTFMKEIWGRPSTLPRIKIQCDDMGRPIGSRRNKFTDFLGTLARNGKFCPIDVEDWHKMPLDSKKKMLDVIKEKYDLPPGTESWTLRSIGTKWRNWKSELKKKYYDPELPMQVLLEERDKRAFVEQYVKLVAQWNSEKSKERSEKNKIARNQKIMNQTTGRRYFAQVQQKLKKEKGRPPSRVELFMLVSLMLMEVPQATLWQKNWLQ; from the exons ATGAATGATAGCGGAAAAG AAGTTCAAAACATACAAGGTATGTTGAATAACCAAATGGATGGAGTTTCAAAGCACCAacacaatgatttacaag GAATGACTCGTAAGAGTAAATTTTTTGGAAAATCTCATTTTCAACTTCGAGATGAGGAAGATACACAACCACGTATCATATCTGCCAATCATGTAACTCGAAATTCAAAAAAAAGAG TCAATACTTGTGCAGAATTTGAAAACATGCAAGGTATGCTAAATAACCAAAAGGATAAAGTTTCAAAGCAGCAACACAATGATGTACAAG GAAtggcttttaaaaataaaaatgttggaAAAACTCATTTTCAACTTCAAGATGAGACAAATACTCAACCACTGATTTTGATTGACAATCACACAACTCGAAATTCAAAAGAAAGAG ATTGTCAAAGCGTACAAGATCCATCAAGAAACCAAATAGATGAAGCTTCAAATCAAAATGACATTGAATTACAAG gTTCGACTTCTAGGATCACATTCAACAATAACCCACatgttgaaaatgattttatgGACGAAGAATCTGATCAAG ATGTAGATAGCGAAAGTGAATCTCTTGACGCTGAGAAGAAAACTAGAGGCCCTACATTTATGAAAGAAATTTGGGGTAGACCTAGCACGCTGCCACGTATTAAGATTCAATGTGATGATATGGGACGTCCTATTGGATCAAGAAGAAATAAATTTACTGATTTTTTGGGTACTTTGGCAAGAAATGGTAAATTTTGTCCGATTGACGTGGAAGATTGGCATAAAATGCCCCTGGATAGTAAGAAAAAAATGCTAGATGTTATAAAG GAAAAGTACGACCTTCCTCCTGGAACAGAAAGTTGGACGCTACGTTCAATAGGAACAAAATGGAGAAACTGGAAGTCAGAACTAaaaaagaagtattatgatccTGAGTTACCAATGCAAGTTCTTCTTGAAGAAAGAGATAAAAGAGCTTTTGTAGAACAATATGTGAAATTAGTTGCTCAGTGGAACTCAGAAAAATCAAag GAGAGAAGTGAAAAAAATAAGATTGCTCGGAACCAAAAGATAATGAATCAGACAACTGGAAGAAGATATTTCGCTCAAGTGCAACAAAAATTG aaaaaagaaaaagggcGACCTCCATCAAGAGTTGAATTATTCATGCTTGTTTCACTCATGCTAATGGAAGTCCCTCAGGCAACATTGTGGCAGAAAAATTG GCTGCAATGA
- the LOC140806904 gene encoding uncharacterized protein isoform X1: MASEGKTVGKLHFQHQDKANTQSRIMIANHAARSSKKVGLARELGSMNDSGKEVQNIQGMLNNQMDGVSKHQHNDLQGMTRKSKFFGKSHFQLRDEEDTQPRIISANHVTRNSKKRVNTCAEFENMQGMLNNQKDKVSKQQHNDVQGMAFKNKNVGKTHFQLQDETNTQPLILIDNHTTRNSKERDCQSVQDPSRNQIDEASNQNDIELQGSTSRITFNNNPHVENDFMDEESDQDVDSESESLDAEKKTRGPTFMKEIWGRPSTLPRIKIQCDDMGRPIGSRRNKFTDFLGTLARNGKFCPIDVEDWHKMPLDSKKKMLDVIKEKYDLPPGTESWTLRSIGTKWRNWKSELKKKYYDPELPMQVLLEERDKRAFVEQYVKLVAQWNSEKSKERSEKNKIARNQKIMNQTTGRRYFAQVQQKLKKEKGRPPSRVELFMLVSLMLMEVPQATLWQKNWLQ; the protein is encoded by the exons ATGGCTAGTGAGGGTAAAACTGTTGGAAAACTTCATTTTCAACATCAAGATAAGGCAAATACACAATCTCGAATTATGATTGCCAATCACGCAGCTCGAAGTTCAAAAAAAG TTGGTCTTGCAAGAGAACTCGGTAGCATGAATGATAGCGGAAAAG AAGTTCAAAACATACAAGGTATGTTGAATAACCAAATGGATGGAGTTTCAAAGCACCAacacaatgatttacaag GAATGACTCGTAAGAGTAAATTTTTTGGAAAATCTCATTTTCAACTTCGAGATGAGGAAGATACACAACCACGTATCATATCTGCCAATCATGTAACTCGAAATTCAAAAAAAAGAG TCAATACTTGTGCAGAATTTGAAAACATGCAAGGTATGCTAAATAACCAAAAGGATAAAGTTTCAAAGCAGCAACACAATGATGTACAAG GAAtggcttttaaaaataaaaatgttggaAAAACTCATTTTCAACTTCAAGATGAGACAAATACTCAACCACTGATTTTGATTGACAATCACACAACTCGAAATTCAAAAGAAAGAG ATTGTCAAAGCGTACAAGATCCATCAAGAAACCAAATAGATGAAGCTTCAAATCAAAATGACATTGAATTACAAG gTTCGACTTCTAGGATCACATTCAACAATAACCCACatgttgaaaatgattttatgGACGAAGAATCTGATCAAG ATGTAGATAGCGAAAGTGAATCTCTTGACGCTGAGAAGAAAACTAGAGGCCCTACATTTATGAAAGAAATTTGGGGTAGACCTAGCACGCTGCCACGTATTAAGATTCAATGTGATGATATGGGACGTCCTATTGGATCAAGAAGAAATAAATTTACTGATTTTTTGGGTACTTTGGCAAGAAATGGTAAATTTTGTCCGATTGACGTGGAAGATTGGCATAAAATGCCCCTGGATAGTAAGAAAAAAATGCTAGATGTTATAAAG GAAAAGTACGACCTTCCTCCTGGAACAGAAAGTTGGACGCTACGTTCAATAGGAACAAAATGGAGAAACTGGAAGTCAGAACTAaaaaagaagtattatgatccTGAGTTACCAATGCAAGTTCTTCTTGAAGAAAGAGATAAAAGAGCTTTTGTAGAACAATATGTGAAATTAGTTGCTCAGTGGAACTCAGAAAAATCAAag GAGAGAAGTGAAAAAAATAAGATTGCTCGGAACCAAAAGATAATGAATCAGACAACTGGAAGAAGATATTTCGCTCAAGTGCAACAAAAATTG aaaaaagaaaaagggcGACCTCCATCAAGAGTTGAATTATTCATGCTTGTTTCACTCATGCTAATGGAAGTCCCTCAGGCAACATTGTGGCAGAAAAATTG GCTGCAATGA